A region from the Pectinophora gossypiella chromosome 29, ilPecGoss1.1, whole genome shotgun sequence genome encodes:
- the LOC126379343 gene encoding putative uncharacterized protein DDB_G0282133 isoform X37, producing MKNIVGLLVLLAFVAVQGLPNPGRRYDDSDYSVYSEQELSHEENSEQSQEESSDEYESVQSYGGRTRSVKESNTSSKHSESESSNTSQSNKLIISKGDGNVQTTTSSSKSSKTSSSKSEKHSSSRRVIESGYSDDDDYYTKSGRWGSTDDSYYQSDSDERSTIDESEERYRSDKIRQDNDSEQNADGDNNSDIDQDNRNNQNAVAGKGSTITQNNINNQNAVAGKGSTITQNNKNNQNAKAETGSTIIQNHVNNQNARAEEGSTITQNNINDQNAKAGKGSTIYQTYENNQNAKADKGSTITQNSENNQNAKAEKGSSINQSNENNQNARGEKGSTIKQDNESNQNAKGEKGSSIKQTNKNNQNAKAGKGATIRQDNESNQNAKAEKGATIRQDNESNQNAKAERGANIRQDNESNQNAKAEKGATIRQDNESNQNAKAEKGATIRQDNESNQNARGEKGSTIKQTNENNQNAKADRGSTIRQDNESNQNAKAGKGATIRQDNESNQNAHGGKGSTIKQTNENNQNAKADRGSTIRQDNESNQNAKAGKGANIRQDNESNQNARGERGSTIKQTNENNQNAKADSGSTIRQDNESNQNAKAGKGATIRQDNESNQNAHGGKGSTIKQTNENNQNAKADSGSTIRQDNESNQNAKAGKGATIRQDNESNQNAKAGKGATIKQDNESNQNARGERGSTIKQTNENNQNAKADSGSTIRQDNESNQNAKAGKGATIRQDNESNQNAHGGKGSTIKQDNKNNQNAKADRGSTIRQDNESNQNAKAGKGATIRQDNENNQNAHGGKGSIIKQTNENNQNAKADRGSTIRQDNESNQNAKAGKGATIRQDNESNQNAHGERGSTIKQTNENNQNAKADRGSTIRQDNESNQNAKAGKGATIKQDNESNQNARGERGSTIKQTNENNQNAKADKSSTIRQDNESNQNAKAGKGATVRQDNESNQNARGERGSTIKQTNENNQNAKADRGSTIRQDNESNQNAKAGKGATIRQDNESNQNAKAGKGATIKQDNESNQNARGERGSTIKQTNENNQNAKADRGSTIRQDNESNQNAKAGKKATVRQDNESNQNARGERGSTIKQTNENNQNAKADRGSTIRQDNESNQNAKAGKGATIRQDNESNQNAHGGKGSTIKQDNKNNQNAKADRGSTIRQDNENNQNAKADRGSTIRQDNESNQNAKAGKGATIKQDNESNQNARGERGSTIKQTNENNQNAKADSGSTIRQDNESNQNAKAGKGATIRQDNESNQNAHGGKGSNIKQDNKNNQNAKADRGSTIRQDNENNQNAKADRGSTIRQDNESNQNAKAGKGATIKQDNESNQNARGERGSTIKQTNENNQNAKADSGSTIRQDNESNQNAKAGKGATIRQDNESNQNAKAGKGATIKQDNESNQNARGERGSTIKQTNENNQNAKADRGSTIRQDNESNQNAKAGKGATIRQDNESNQNAKAGKGATIKQDNESNQNARGERGSTIKQTNENNQNAKADSGSTIRQDNESNQNAKAGKGATIRQDNESNQNAHGGKGSTIKQDNKNNQKAKADRGSTIRQDNENNQNAKADRGSTIRQDNESNQNAKAGKGATIKQDNESNQNARGERGSTIKQTNENNQNAKADSGSTIRQDNESNQNAKAGKGATIRQDNESNQNAHGGKGSTIKQDNKNNQKAKADRGSTIRQDNENNQNAKADRGSTIRQDNESNQNAKAGKGATIRQDNESNQNAHGGKGSTIKQDNKNNQNAKADRGSTIRQDNESNQNAKAGKGATIRQDNENNQNAHGGMGSTIKQTNENNQNAKADRGSTIRQYNESNQNAKAGKGATIRQDNESNQNARGEIGSTIKQANENNQNAKADRGSTIRQDNESNQNAKAGKGATIRQDNENKQNAHGGKGSTIKQDNKNNQNAKADRGSTIRQDNESNQNAKAGKGATIRQDNENNQNAKADRGSTIRQDNESNQNAKAGKGATIRQDNENKQNAHGGKGSTIKQDNKNNQNAKADRGSTIRQDNESNQNAKAGKGATIKQDNESNQNARGERGSTIKQTNENNQNAKADSGSTIRQDNESNQNAKAGKGATIRQDNESNQNAHGGKGSTIQQDNKNNQNAKADRGSTIRQDNESNQNAKAGRGATIRQDNENNQNAHGGKGSTIKQDNKNNQNARGGDRSSISQDNENRQIAKAKVCSKVRHTNKNKQNAKGERGTNIGQNNDNNQNAHGGKGSHIKQTNENNQNAKGGKGSTIRQDNENNQNARGGKGSTIRQDNENNQNARGGKGSTIRQDNESNQHAHGGKGSTIRQDNENNQNAHGGKGSHIKQTNENNQNAKGGKGSTIRQDNENNQNARGGKGSTIRQDNESNQNARGGKGSTIRQDNENNQNAKGGKGSTIKQDNRNNQNAAGGNDSVIRQDNKNHQNAETGERSKIKHDKNDHVKDCSKEELNKRKNSTTVKKVTKEVVLKKDKRSEVNESESSKTKEKSKSKVKTVVKTKTVEKTKEQNSKGEKHHCGN from the exons ATGAAGAATATAGTCGGACTTCTGGTGTTATTG gCTTTTGTCGCTGTCCAGGGTTTACCTA atCCTGGCAGACGTTATGatgattcagattattcagTTTATTCCGAacaag AATTGTCACACGAAGAAAACAGTGAACAGTCTCAGGAGGAGTCTAGCGACGAATATGAATCTGTCCAATCATACGGCGGCAGAACGAGATCAGTTAAAGAAAGCAACACATCTTCAAAACACAGCGAATCCGAATCTAGCAACACCTCACAATCTAACAAACTGATAATATCCAAGGGTGACGGAAACGTACAGACGACAACATCGTCATCAAAATCATCTAAAACTTCTAGCAGCAAATCTGAAAAGCACTCCAGTTCCAGACGTGTAATTGAAAGTGGTTATTCTGATGATGACGATTATTACACGAAATCGGGACGATGGGGATCAACTGACGACTCATATTACCAATCTGACTCTGATGAAAGATCAACTATTGATGAAAGTGAAGAGAGATATCGAAGCGATAAAATACGACAAGACAACGATAGCGAGCAAAATGCTGACGGCGACAACAACTCAGACATAGATCAAGATAACAGGAATAATCAAAATGCTGTTGCTGGAAAAGGGTCGacaataacacaaaataacataaataatcaaAATGCTGTTGCTGGAAAAGGATCGACAATtacacaaaataacaaaaataaccaAAATGCTAAGGCTGAAACAGGATCAACAATAATACAAAACCACGTAAATAACCAGAACGCCAGAGCTGAAGAAGGTTCGACTATTACACAAAACAACATTAATGACCAAAATGCAAAAGCTGGAAAAGGCTCAACAATATACCAGACCTACGAAAATAACCAAAATGCAAAAGCTGATAAAGGATCCACAATAACACAAAATAGCGAAAATAATCAAAACGCGAAAGCAGAAAAAGGCTCTAGTATAAATCAATCTAATGAGAATAACCAGAACGCCAGAGGAGAAAAAGGTTCAACTATAAAACAGgacaacgaaagcaaccagaatgcaAAAGGTGAAAAAGGTTCTAGTATAAAACAGACCAATAAAAACAATCAGAACGCCAAAGCCGGCAAAGGTgcgactatcagacaagataacgaaagcaaccaaaATGCCAAGGCCGAAAAAGGAGCCACTAtaagacaagataacgaaagcaaccagaacgcCAAGGCCGAAAGAGGTGCCaatatcagacaagataacgaaagcaaccagaacgcCAAGGCCGAAAAAGGTGCGAcaatcagacaagataacgaaagcaaccagaacgcCAAGGCCGAAAAAGGTGccactatcagacaagataacgaaagcaaccagaacgcCAGAGGTGAAAAAGGTTCGACGATAAAACAGACAAACGAAAACAATCAGAACGCCAAGGCCGACAGAGGTTCGACTATCAGACAGgacaacgaaagcaaccagaacgcCAAGGCCGGAAAAGGGGccactatcagacaagataacgaaagcaaccaaaatgctcatggcggaaagggCTCGACTATCAAACAGacaaacgaaaacaaccagaacGCCAAGGCCGACAGAGGTTCAACTATCAGACAGgacaacgaaagcaaccagaacgcCAAGGCCGGAAAAGGAGCCAATATCAGACAAGATAatgaaagcaaccagaatgccagAGGTGAAAGAGGTTCGACGATAAAACAGacaaacgaaaacaaccagaatgccaaAGCTGACAGTGGTTCGACTATCAGACAGgacaacgaaagcaaccagaacgcCAAGGCCGGAAAAGGGGccactatcagacaagataacgaaagcaaccagaatgctcatggcggaaaggggtcgacgATAAAACAGacaaacgaaaacaaccagaatgccaaAGCCGACAGTGGTTCGACTATCAGACAGgacaacgaaagcaaccagaacgcCAAGGCCGGAAAAGGGGccactatcagacaagataacgaaagcaaccagaacgcCAAGGCTGGAAAAGGAGCGACTATCaaacaagataacgaaagcaaccagaatgcgAGAGGTGAAAGAGGTTCGACGATAAAACAGacaaacgaaaacaaccagaatgccaaAGCCGACAGTGGTTCGACTATCAGACAGGACAATGAAAGCAACCAGAACGCCAAGGCCGGAAAAGGGGccactatcagacaagataacgaaagcaaccagaatgctcatggcggaaaggggtcgactatcaaACAAGACAACaaaaacaaccagaatgccaaGGCCGACAGAGGTTCGACTATCAGACAGgacaacgaaagcaaccagaatgccaaGGCCGGTAAAGGAGccactatcagacaagataacgaaaacaaccagaatgctcatggcggaaaggggtcgatTATCAAACAGacaaacgaaaacaaccagaacGCCAAGGCCGACAGAGGTTCAACTATCAGACAGgacaacgaaagcaaccagaatgccaaGGCCGGTAAAGGAGccactatcagacaagataacgaaagcaaccagaatgctcatggcgAAAGGGGGTCGACTATCAAACAGacaaacgaaaacaaccagaacGCCAAGGCCGACAGAGGTTCAACTATCAGACAAgacaacgaaagcaaccagaatgccaaAGCCGGTAAAGGAGCCACTATCAAACAAGATAACGAAAGTAACCAAAATGCCAGAGGTGAAAGAGGTTCGACGATAAAACAGACgaacgaaaacaaccagaatgccaaGGCCGACAAAAGCTCAACTATCAGACAGgacaacgaaagcaaccagaacgcCAAGGCCGGAAAAGGAGCCACtgtcagacaagataacgaaagcaaccagaatgccagAGGTGAAAGAGGTTCGACGATAAAACAGACgaacgaaaacaaccagaatgccaaGGCCGACAGAGGCTCAACTATCAGACAGgacaacgaaagcaaccagaacgcCAAGGCTGGAAAAGGAGccactatcagacaagataacgaaagtaACCAGAACGCCAAAGCTGGAAAAGGGGCCACTATCAAACAAGATAACGAAAGTAACCAAAATGCCAGAGGTGAAAGAGGTTCGACGATAAAACAGACgaacgaaaacaaccagaatgctAAGGCCGACAGAGGCTCAACTATCAGACAGgacaacgaaagcaaccagaacgcCAAGGCCGGAAAAAAAGCCACtgtcagacaagataacgaaagcaaccagaatgccagAGGTGAAAGAGGTTCGACGATAAAACAGacaaacgaaaacaaccagaacGCCAAGGCCGACAGAGGTTCAACTATCAGACAGgacaacgaaagcaaccagaacgcCAAAGCCGGAAAAGGAGccactatcagacaagataacgaaagcaaccagaatgctcatggcggaaaggggtcgactatcaaACAAGACAACaaaaacaaccagaatgccaaGGCCGACAGAGGTTCGACTATCAGACAGgacaacgaaaacaaccagaatgccaaGGCCGACAGAGGTTCGACTATCAGACAGgacaacgaaagcaaccagaacgcCAAGGCCGGAAAAGGAGCGACTATAaaacaagataacgaaagcaaccagaatgcgAGAGGTGAAAGAGGTTCGACGATTAAACAGacaaacgaaaacaaccagaatgccaaAGCCGACAGTGGTTCGACTATCAGACAGgacaacgaaagcaaccagaacgcCAAAGCCGGAAAAGGAgcgactatcagacaagataacgaaagcaaccagaatgctcatggcggaaaggggtcgaaTATCAAACAAGACAACaaaaacaaccagaatgccaaGGCCGACAGAGGTTCGACTATCAGACAGgacaacgaaaacaaccagaatgccaaGGCCGACAGAGGTTCGACTATCAGACAGgacaacgaaagcaaccagaacgcCAAGGCCGGAAAAGGAGCGACTATCaaacaagataacgaaagcaaccagaatgcgAGAGGTGAAAGAGGTTCGACGATAAAACAGacaaacgaaaacaaccagaatgccaaAGCCGACAGTGGTTCGACTATCAGACAGgacaacgaaagcaaccagaacgcCAAGGCTGGAAAAGGAGccactatcagacaagataacgaaagtaACCAGAACGCCAAAGCTGGAAAAGGGGCCACTATCAAACAAGATAACGAAAGTAACCAAAATGCCAGAGGTGAAAGAGGTTCGACGATAAAACAGACgaacgaaaacaaccagaacGCCAAGGCCGACAGAGGCTCAACTATCAGACAGgacaacgaaagcaaccagaacgcCAAGGCCGGAAAAGGAGctactatcagacaagataacgaaagcaaccagaacgcCAAGGCTGGAAAAGGAGCGACTATCaaacaagataacgaaagcaaccagaatgcgAGAGGCGAAAGAGGTTCGACGATAAAACAGacaaacgaaaacaaccagaatgccaaAGCCGACAGTGGTTCGACTATCAGACAGgacaacgaaagcaaccagaacgcCAAAGCCGGAAAAGGAGccactatcagacaagataacgaaagcaaccagaatgctcatggcggaaaggggtcgactatcaaACAAGACAACAAAAACAACCAGAAAGCCAAGGCCGACAGAGGTTCGACTATCAGACAGgacaacgaaaacaaccagaatgccaaGGCCGACAGAGGTTCGACTATCAGACAGgacaacgaaagcaaccagaacgcCAAGGCCGGAAAAGGAGCGACTATCaaacaagataacgaaagcaaccagaatgcgAGAGGTGAAAGAGGTTCGACGATAAAACAGacaaacgaaaacaaccagaatgccaaAGCCGACAGTGGTTCGACTATCAGACAGgacaacgaaagcaaccagaacgcCAAAGCCGGAAAAGGAGccactatcagacaagataacgaaagcaaccagaatgctcatggcggaaaggggtcgactatcaaACAAGACAACAAAAACAACCAGAAAGCCAAGGCCGACAGAGGTTCGACTATCAGACAGgacaacgaaaacaaccagaatgccaaGGCCGACAGAGGTTCGACTATCAGACAGgacaacgaaagcaaccagaacgcCAAGGCCGGAAAAGGAGccactatcagacaagataacgaaagcaaccagaatgctcatggcggaaaggggtcgactatcaaACAAGACAACaaaaacaaccagaatgccaaGGCCGACAGAGGTTCGACTATCAGACAGgacaacgaaagcaaccagaatgccaaGGCCGGTAAAGGAGccactatcagacaagataacgaaaacaaccagaatgctcatggcggaaTGGGGTCGACTATCAAACAGacaaacgaaaacaaccagaatgccaaGGCCGACAGAG GCTCAACTATCAGACAGTacaacgaaagcaaccagaacgcCAAGGCCGGAAAAGGAGccactatcagacaagataacgaaagcaaccaaaATGCCAGAGGTGAAATAGGTTCAACGATAAAACAGGcaaacgaaaacaaccagaatgccaaGGCCGACAGAGGCTCAACTATCAGACAGgacaacgaaagcaaccagaatgccaaGGCCGGAAAAGGAGccactatcagacaagataacgaaaacaagcagaatgctcatggcggaaaggggtcgacgATAAAACAAGACAACaaaaacaaccagaatgccaaGGCCGACAGAGGTTCGACTATCAGACAGgacaacgaaagcaaccagaatgccaaGGCCGGTAAAGGAGccactatcagacaagataacgaaaacaaccagaatgcaAAGGCCGACAGGG GTTCAACTATCAGACAGgacaacgaaagcaaccagaatgccaaGGCCGGAAAAGGAGccactatcagacaagataacgaaaacaagcagaatgctcatggcggaaaggggtcgacgATAAAACAAGACAACaaaaacaaccagaatgccaaGGCCGACAGAGGTTCGACTATCAGACAGGACAATGAAAGCAACCAGAACGCCAAGGCCGGAAAAGGAGCTACTATCAAACAAGATAACGAAAGTAACCAGAATGCGAGAGGTGAAAGAGGTTCGACGATAAAACAGacaaacgaaaacaaccagaatgccaaAGCCGACAGTGGTTCGACTATCAGACAGgacaacgaaagcaaccagaacgcCAAGGCCGGAAAAGGGGccactatcagacaagataacgaaagcaaccagaatgctcatggcggaaaggggtcgaccATCCAACAAGACAACaaaaacaaccagaatgccaaGGCCGACAGAGGTTCGACTATCAGACAGgacaacgaaagcaaccagaatgccaaGGCCGGTAGAGGAGccactatcagacaagataacgaaaacaaccagaatgcgcatggcggaaaggggtcgactatcaaACAAGACAACAAAAATAACCAGAATGCCAGAGGTGGAGACCGATCATCTATTAGTCAAGATAACGAAAACCGTCAGATTGCTAAAGCCAAAGTATGCTCTAAAGtacgacatacaaataaaaacaaacaaaacgcgAAAGGTGAAAGAGGAACAAATATAGGACAAAATAACGATAAcaaccagaatgctcatggcggaaaggggtcgcatataaaacaaacaaacgaaaacAACCAAAATGCTAAAGGCGGAAAGGGATCCACAATCAGACAAGACAACGAAAATAACCAGAATGCCAGAG gcggaaaggggtcgactatcagacaagataacgaaaacaaccagaatgccagaggcggaaaagggtcgactatcagacaagataacgaaagcaaccaacatgctcatggcggaaaggggtcgactatcagacaagataacgaaaacaaccagaatgcgCATGGCGGAAAAGGGtcgcatataaaacaaacaaacgaaaacAACCAAAATGCTAAAGGCGGAAAGGGATCCACCATCAGACAAgacaacgaaaacaaccagaatgccagaggcggaaaggggtcgactatcagacaagataacgaaagcaaccagaatgctagaggcggaaaggggtccactatcagacaagataatgaaaacaaccagaatgctaaaggcggaaaggggtcgactatcaaACAAGACAACAGAAACAACCAGAACGCCGCAGGTGGTAATGATTCAGTTATTAGACAAGATAATAAAAACCACCAAAATGCTGAAACCGGAGAACGATCTAAGATAAAACATGATAAGAATGACCATGTCAAAGATTGCTCGAAGGAGGAATTAAATAAGCGTAAGAATTCTACTACAGTTAAGAAGGTTACCAAAGAGGTCGTTCTTAAAAAGGACAAGAGATCCGAAGTCAATGAATCTGAGTCATcgaaaactaaagaaaaaagtaaatctAAAGTTAAAACGGTAGTGAAGACAAAGACAGTTGAAAAAACCAAAGAGCAGAATTCGAAAGGCGAAAAACATCATTGTGGTAACTAA